A genomic region of Microlunatus sagamiharensis contains the following coding sequences:
- a CDS encoding polyribonucleotide nucleotidyltransferase, whose protein sequence is MEGPDLKFTEAVIDNGAHGRHVVRFETGLLARQAAGSATVYLDEDTMLLSATTAQSKPRDAIDFFPLTVDVEERMYAAGKIPGSFFRREGRPSEGAILTCRLIDRPLRPCFVKGLRNEVQVVVTVMALNPNKSYDVVAINAASLSTQLAGLPFTGPVGGVRVALIGDDWVGFPDVSQLAESTFDMVVAGRVTANGDVAIAMVEAESTEQTWDLVRAGKTAPTEEVVAAGLEASKPFIKALCDAQAELAAQFPKDTADFPIFLDYNDDVYAAVEERASAGLSEVMSIADKQQREQATDDLKDEVRGHLVANGFEGREKEISGAYRALTKKLVRQKILTDGFRIDGRGVRDIRTLSAEVAVVPRVHGSALFQRGETQILGISTLNMLGMEQKLDTLAPQTTKRYMHNYNFPPYSTGETGRVGSPKRREIGHGALAERALVPVLPTREEFPYAIRQVSEALGSNGSTSMGSVCASTLALLNAGVPLRAPVAGIAMGLVSDTVDGQTRYVALTDILGAEDAFGDMDFKVAGTSQFITALQLDTKLDGVPSDVLAGALTQAKEARTAILEVMAEAIDTPDEMSLYAPRIITITIPVDKIGEVIGPKGKVINQIQDDTGAQISIEDDGTIYVGADSGDKAEAARAMINAIANPTMPEKGERYLGTVVKLTAFGAFVSLLPGKDGLLHISKLRPLAGGQRVESVEDVLSVGQKLQVEISEVDDRGKLSLVPVVEEPVAV, encoded by the coding sequence ACCACGGCCCAGAGCAAGCCCCGCGACGCCATCGACTTCTTCCCCCTGACGGTGGACGTCGAGGAGCGCATGTACGCCGCGGGCAAGATCCCCGGCTCGTTCTTCCGCCGCGAGGGCCGCCCGAGCGAGGGCGCGATCCTCACCTGCCGCCTGATCGACCGCCCGCTGCGTCCCTGCTTCGTCAAGGGCCTGCGCAACGAGGTCCAGGTCGTCGTGACGGTCATGGCGCTCAACCCGAACAAGTCCTACGACGTCGTCGCGATCAACGCGGCCTCGCTGTCCACCCAGCTCGCCGGCCTGCCGTTCACCGGCCCGGTCGGTGGCGTGCGCGTCGCCCTCATCGGCGACGACTGGGTCGGCTTCCCCGACGTCAGCCAGCTCGCCGAGTCGACCTTCGACATGGTCGTCGCCGGCCGCGTCACCGCCAACGGTGACGTCGCCATCGCGATGGTCGAGGCCGAGTCCACCGAGCAGACCTGGGACCTGGTCCGCGCCGGCAAGACCGCGCCGACCGAGGAGGTCGTGGCCGCCGGCCTCGAGGCCTCCAAGCCGTTCATCAAGGCCCTGTGCGACGCGCAGGCCGAGCTCGCCGCGCAGTTCCCCAAGGACACCGCGGACTTCCCGATCTTCCTCGACTACAACGACGACGTGTACGCCGCCGTCGAGGAGCGGGCCTCCGCCGGCCTCTCCGAGGTCATGTCGATCGCCGACAAGCAGCAGCGCGAGCAGGCGACCGACGACCTGAAGGACGAGGTCCGGGGCCACCTGGTCGCCAACGGCTTCGAGGGCCGCGAGAAGGAGATCAGCGGCGCCTACCGCGCGCTGACCAAGAAGCTCGTCCGCCAGAAGATCCTGACCGACGGCTTCCGCATCGACGGCCGCGGCGTCCGCGACATCCGCACGCTGTCGGCCGAGGTCGCCGTCGTGCCGCGCGTGCACGGCTCGGCGCTGTTCCAGCGCGGCGAGACCCAGATCCTGGGCATCTCCACGCTGAACATGCTGGGCATGGAGCAGAAGCTCGACACGCTCGCGCCGCAGACGACCAAGCGCTACATGCACAACTACAACTTCCCGCCGTACAGCACCGGTGAGACCGGTCGTGTGGGCTCGCCCAAGCGCCGCGAGATCGGCCACGGCGCGCTCGCCGAGCGTGCCCTGGTGCCGGTGCTGCCGACGCGCGAGGAGTTCCCGTACGCCATCCGTCAGGTCTCGGAGGCGCTCGGCTCCAACGGCTCCACCTCGATGGGCTCGGTCTGCGCCTCGACGCTGGCCCTGCTCAACGCCGGTGTGCCGCTGCGCGCGCCGGTCGCCGGCATCGCGATGGGCCTGGTCAGCGACACCGTCGACGGCCAGACCCGCTACGTCGCGCTGACCGACATCCTGGGTGCCGAGGACGCGTTCGGCGACATGGACTTCAAGGTCGCCGGCACCTCGCAGTTCATCACCGCGCTGCAGCTGGACACCAAGCTCGACGGCGTCCCGTCCGACGTCCTGGCCGGCGCGCTGACGCAGGCCAAGGAGGCGCGCACCGCGATCCTGGAGGTCATGGCCGAGGCCATCGACACCCCGGACGAGATGAGCCTCTACGCGCCGCGGATCATCACGATCACGATCCCGGTCGACAAGATCGGCGAGGTCATCGGCCCGAAGGGCAAGGTGATCAACCAGATCCAGGACGACACCGGTGCGCAGATCAGCATCGAGGACGACGGCACGATCTACGTCGGTGCGGACTCCGGCGACAAGGCCGAGGCCGCGCGGGCGATGATCAACGCGATCGCCAACCCGACGATGCCGGAGAAGGGCGAGCGCTACCTGGGCACGGTCGTCAAGCTGACCGCGTTCGGCGCCTTCGTCTCGCTGCTGCCGGGCAAGGACGGCCTGCTGCACATCTCGAAGCTCCGCCCGCTCGCGGGCGGCCAGCGCGTCGAGAGCGTGGAGGACGTCCTGAGCGTCGGCCAGAAGCTCCAGGTCGAGATCAGCGAGGTCGACGACCGCGGCAAGCTCTCGCTCGTCCCGGTGGTCGAGGAGCCGGTCGCCGTCTGA
- a CDS encoding M16 family metallopeptidase: MDGAVLRTVLPHGLTVVTEAMTSSRTFSVGVFAGVGSRHESAARHGASHFLEHVLFKGTRRRTAEQISAAVESRGGELNAYTTKEYTCFYARVLADDGDVAVDVLTDMVTASRVRSADVDAERAVILDEIAMHADDPSEVVAEQVADAVFAGSGLGKMVIGSPASIEAMSRDLVVRHWRQHYRPGSLVVAAAGDVDHDRLVEQVAALDAMPVDGPEPRPVRALPAVERPALVVTRRRVEQVQAVLAYPGAGLFDDRRHAAGLLAAVLGGGMASRLFVEVRERRGLTYGIDAGETTYSDAGMWSVEFACAPDRLATILDVVADQLDRVVADGVTATELADAKSQMRGQTVLSYESPSSRMGRIGTAALLGDGRSLDEVLARYDAVTPEELRLEAARLFGQRPTLGLVGPRVPSAVTRRWG; encoded by the coding sequence ATGGACGGCGCCGTGCTTCGTACGGTGCTGCCCCACGGGCTCACCGTCGTCACGGAGGCCATGACCTCCAGCCGCACCTTCAGCGTCGGCGTGTTCGCCGGTGTCGGGTCGCGGCACGAGAGCGCGGCGCGCCACGGGGCGTCGCACTTCCTCGAGCACGTGCTGTTCAAGGGCACGCGCCGGCGCACCGCCGAGCAGATCTCCGCGGCCGTGGAGTCGCGCGGCGGCGAGCTGAACGCGTACACCACCAAGGAGTACACGTGCTTCTACGCCCGGGTGCTCGCCGACGACGGTGACGTCGCGGTCGACGTCCTGACCGACATGGTCACCGCGTCGCGAGTCCGCAGCGCCGACGTCGACGCCGAGCGCGCGGTCATCCTGGACGAGATCGCCATGCACGCCGACGACCCGTCCGAGGTCGTCGCCGAGCAGGTCGCCGACGCGGTCTTCGCCGGGTCCGGGCTCGGCAAGATGGTCATCGGCTCGCCCGCCTCCATCGAGGCGATGTCGCGCGACCTGGTCGTGCGCCACTGGCGCCAGCACTACCGGCCGGGCTCGCTCGTGGTCGCGGCCGCGGGCGACGTCGACCACGACCGCCTCGTCGAGCAGGTCGCCGCGCTCGACGCCATGCCGGTCGACGGACCCGAGCCCCGCCCGGTCCGGGCCCTGCCCGCGGTCGAGCGCCCCGCGCTCGTCGTCACGCGCCGCCGCGTCGAGCAGGTGCAGGCCGTGCTGGCCTACCCGGGCGCCGGGCTCTTCGACGACCGCCGCCACGCCGCCGGCCTGCTGGCCGCCGTGCTCGGCGGAGGCATGGCGTCGCGGCTGTTCGTCGAGGTCCGCGAGCGGCGCGGCCTCACCTACGGCATCGACGCGGGGGAGACCACCTACTCCGACGCCGGCATGTGGAGCGTCGAGTTCGCCTGCGCGCCCGACCGGCTCGCCACGATCCTCGACGTCGTCGCCGACCAGCTCGACCGGGTCGTCGCCGACGGCGTCACCGCGACCGAGCTCGCCGACGCCAAGAGCCAGATGCGCGGGCAGACCGTGCTGTCCTACGAGAGCCCCTCCAGCCGGATGGGACGGATCGGCACCGCCGCCCTGCTGGGCGACGGGCGGTCGCTGGACGAGGTCCTCGCCCGCTATGACGCGGTCACCCCCGAGGAGCTGCGCCTGGAGGCCGCCCGCCTCTTCGGCCAGCGGCCGACGCTCGGGCTCGTCGGGCCGCGCGTCCCGTCCGCCGTCACGCGCCGCTGGGGCTGA
- a CDS encoding helix-turn-helix transcriptional regulator, producing the protein MLIGREDETATLRAVLDRVRAGGSEVVVVSGEPGIGKTALLQELRSAATGVRVLATTGVEGESDIPYAHLADVFRGAHDDIAALPERQAAALASAFAFGPSVPADRFVISVAVLTLLSAVAARGPLLLVVDDLQWVDRASREALLFVAHRLQAEPVGMVLAVRPRAEVVARLDRFRRIELRGLAPADARRMVEQVRDVRGRADTEALVVGSGGNPLALLELPLARRGRTGLLRRRGTPMPLTATLETLFSDTAHELPGRTRDALLLLAVLGPVPDAVLRLALLGHGLAPEDLDEAVRAGLVVHELGRPDFRHPLVRSAVYQSSASERRRSAHLVAARALDGAAVPNAEERRAWHLVWAGASADEDLAARLESTGDAQLLAADFTSTGHLFQLSALLSDDDATRAGRLVKAAHATRLAGEIDECRSLMVQASGLASDPATVLFLQYLICRLDLWAGDRLQSRDRLLELVRTHEAAGVVLDPYMHSDVALGSVEIGDFSVADDLSAAAVERAVAGGGPVPLGIAVVRAMVRAFLGDPGATVSLEARAGELDVVDPVTTDRDEQVLLLAGVAHLAAEDVERAGTLLQRAVVTARTHGAVGMLPFRLGRLSAFEFWVGDWGMSAAHSHEALTLAGDTGWRGERLHSLLACARTEALTGAAQRCRGHLDEALALAEVERSSAYLATAYAGLASLELASQEVAAAAAAGRRVEDFSRRSGMVDNPLVWWTGDLVEALVADGQVEEAAELVRGRAEVPSARPVLRAVLARCRALVQPDRFLEHVDEAHRWHARARMPYERARTDLVLGRMLRRQRSAGAREPLARALRTFEQLGALPWAEQARSELRASGVRLAAPTRGLSELTPQELQVTLAVARGLSNKEVAGQLFLSVKTIEYHLGKAYLKLGVARRGQLAALLATQAPWVEPAAGHQGP; encoded by the coding sequence GTGCTGATCGGCCGCGAGGACGAGACCGCGACCCTCCGGGCGGTCCTCGACCGCGTCCGTGCCGGCGGGAGCGAGGTCGTGGTCGTGTCCGGCGAGCCGGGCATCGGCAAGACGGCCCTGCTGCAGGAGCTCCGCTCGGCCGCGACGGGGGTGCGGGTGCTCGCCACGACGGGCGTCGAGGGCGAGTCCGACATCCCGTACGCGCACCTGGCCGACGTGTTCCGGGGCGCCCACGACGACATCGCGGCGCTGCCCGAGCGGCAGGCGGCCGCGCTGGCGAGCGCCTTCGCCTTCGGCCCCTCCGTGCCGGCGGACCGCTTCGTCATCTCGGTCGCCGTCCTGACCCTGCTGAGCGCGGTGGCGGCCCGCGGTCCGCTGCTGCTGGTCGTGGACGACCTCCAGTGGGTCGACCGCGCCTCGCGCGAGGCCCTGCTCTTCGTCGCCCACCGGCTCCAGGCCGAGCCGGTCGGGATGGTCCTCGCGGTCCGGCCCCGGGCCGAGGTCGTGGCCCGGCTCGACCGCTTCCGCCGCATCGAGCTCCGCGGGCTCGCCCCCGCCGACGCCCGGCGGATGGTCGAGCAGGTCAGGGACGTCCGTGGCCGCGCCGACACCGAGGCGCTGGTCGTGGGCTCGGGCGGCAACCCGCTGGCGCTGCTCGAGCTGCCGCTCGCCCGCCGTGGCCGGACGGGGCTCCTGCGTCGCCGGGGGACCCCGATGCCGCTGACCGCGACGCTGGAGACGTTGTTCAGCGACACCGCGCACGAGCTGCCCGGGCGCACCCGGGACGCGCTGCTGCTCCTGGCTGTCCTGGGGCCGGTGCCCGACGCGGTGCTCCGGCTGGCGCTGCTCGGCCACGGACTGGCTCCCGAGGACCTCGACGAGGCCGTGCGCGCCGGCCTGGTGGTGCACGAGCTCGGACGCCCGGACTTCCGCCACCCGCTGGTGCGCTCGGCGGTCTACCAGTCGAGCGCGTCGGAGCGCCGCCGCTCGGCGCACCTCGTCGCCGCGCGCGCCCTGGATGGCGCGGCCGTGCCCAACGCCGAGGAGCGTCGGGCCTGGCACCTGGTGTGGGCGGGGGCGAGCGCCGACGAGGACCTCGCCGCGCGGCTGGAGAGCACCGGCGACGCCCAGCTGCTGGCCGCCGACTTCACCTCGACCGGGCACCTCTTCCAGCTCAGCGCGCTGCTCAGCGACGACGACGCCACCCGGGCCGGGCGCCTGGTCAAGGCGGCGCACGCGACGCGGCTGGCCGGCGAGATCGACGAGTGCCGCTCGCTCATGGTGCAGGCGAGCGGGCTGGCGTCCGACCCGGCGACCGTGCTGTTCCTGCAGTACCTCATCTGCAGGCTCGACCTGTGGGCCGGCGACCGGCTGCAGAGCCGCGACCGGTTGCTCGAGCTCGTCCGCACCCACGAGGCCGCGGGCGTCGTGCTCGACCCCTACATGCACTCCGACGTCGCCCTCGGCAGCGTGGAGATCGGGGACTTCTCCGTCGCCGACGACCTCTCGGCCGCCGCGGTGGAGCGCGCGGTCGCCGGCGGCGGACCGGTCCCGCTGGGGATCGCCGTGGTCCGCGCCATGGTGCGGGCCTTCCTGGGCGACCCGGGGGCGACCGTGTCGCTGGAGGCCCGGGCCGGTGAGCTCGACGTGGTCGACCCGGTGACGACCGACCGCGACGAGCAGGTCCTGCTGCTCGCCGGCGTCGCCCACCTCGCCGCGGAGGACGTCGAGCGCGCCGGGACGCTGCTGCAGCGTGCCGTCGTGACCGCGCGGACCCACGGGGCGGTGGGCATGCTGCCCTTCCGCCTCGGGCGGCTCTCGGCCTTCGAGTTCTGGGTCGGGGACTGGGGCATGTCCGCCGCCCACAGCCACGAGGCGCTCACCCTGGCCGGGGACACCGGCTGGCGGGGCGAGCGGCTGCACAGCCTGCTGGCCTGCGCCCGCACGGAGGCGCTCACCGGTGCCGCGCAGCGGTGCCGCGGCCACCTCGACGAGGCCCTCGCGCTCGCCGAGGTCGAACGGAGCTCGGCCTACCTCGCGACGGCGTACGCGGGCCTCGCCTCGCTGGAGCTCGCCTCCCAGGAGGTCGCGGCGGCCGCCGCCGCCGGTCGGCGCGTGGAGGACTTCTCCCGGCGCTCCGGCATGGTCGACAACCCGCTGGTCTGGTGGACGGGCGACCTGGTCGAGGCGCTCGTGGCCGACGGGCAGGTCGAGGAGGCCGCCGAGCTGGTCCGCGGCCGCGCCGAGGTGCCGTCCGCCCGTCCGGTGCTCAGGGCCGTCCTGGCCCGCTGCCGCGCGCTCGTGCAACCCGACCGCTTCCTCGAGCACGTGGATGAGGCGCACCGCTGGCACGCGCGGGCGCGGATGCCGTACGAGCGGGCGCGGACCGACCTCGTCCTCGGGCGGATGCTGCGCCGGCAGCGGTCGGCGGGAGCCCGCGAGCCCCTCGCCCGGGCGCTGCGCACGTTCGAGCAGCTCGGTGCGCTGCCGTGGGCCGAGCAGGCGCGCTCCGAGCTGCGCGCGTCCGGGGTCCGGCTCGCGGCGCCGACCCGCGGGCTCTCGGAGCTGACCCCGCAGGAGCTGCAGGTGACCCTGGCGGTCGCGCGGGGGCTCAGCAACAAGGAGGTCGCCGGCCAGCTCTTCCTGAGCGTGAAGACCATCGAGTACCACCTGGGCAAGGCCTACCTGAAGCTCGGCGTCGCCCGGCGCGGCCAGCTGGCCGCCCTGCTCGCGACGCAGGCCCCGTGGGTCGAGCCCGCCGCCGGGCACCAGGGGCCCTAG